TACGCAAATAGGTGATGATTTTCATCCAAGATAAAGTACGATGGATTCAAGTCTGCACCACTAATGGCGTAACTGGTCAGAGGGAGTATTTCATTTGCATTGTCAAATTTGGTAATAGAGATGTGTTCCATCACCTTTATTGACAATTCTCCAGCGGGTAAAACGCGTCGTCGATGCTCTTCAGCTTTCAGTAATACATTGGCAAAAATAAACAAAGAATATGGACTGCCATATTGATTAATATAGAGCTTTGGCTTCGCCAAATTAGCCTGATCAGATCCCGTCGCATCGGTCCATGTTGCGATATCATTGCTAAACTCAAATGACTCGTCTATTGCATTACCAAAGGTTGAATTGCCTTTAATTTTCCAATTCACTGGGAAACCATTCGAATCAAGTAATATTTGCTCTGTAAGCGTGGGACCTCTGCCATTGTCTTTATAATCAAAATCAATACTAATGTTTGATTGATTGGTTGCTACTTTCATGTGTCCAATCAAGGTACCGTTGGTCAGTACATCAAAAGATTGCGTCGCAGGTACTGCGACTATGGCCATTGTTACATTTTTAGGCGTCACCTGACTGCAGGAGCTGAGCAAGCAACAACTCAGTAGTATGGTAACCAGTAATTTATTCATTTTATTAGTGTTCTTATTGTTAGTGTGCGTTGAATAATAGTAGATATTTCCGAGTTAAAATATCCTGTAAAAAGATTCGATATTAGTATTGTTAACTTGTAGGTCGAAATTTAGGTTGATATTGATATCCCTTATCTTGTGGGTTGAGCACTTTATGTTTTCCTGTTTTTAGATCGGTGATCATGACAACAAAGCGTTTCTTGCTATAAAGTGAAAAGGTTACTTGATCACCAGAGTTTGACCAGCTAGGGTCAAGAACTTCCGTATTTTTTGGCGTGATCGCATCAATTTTTTCTAACGATTTATTTCCAACGAATAACTGTCTTCTAACTTTGTCATTTCGAGCACTGAGAAATAATAATTGACTGCCGTCCGGTGAAAACGCGGGTTCTGTATCAAGCGTGAACAGGTCAGTTAATTGCTTTTCCTTATTGGTTGTAATATTTATGCTAAACAGGTCAATAACTTTATCTCTTCTTGCACAAAACACTATTTCTTCTGAGTTTGGTGACCAACTGTGGCTGAGTTGTTGCTCTTTTTGGTAGCTCGTTAATGCGATTTGTTTCTTTGTAACGACATTAGCCAGTTGTAAGTGAGATACTTTACCTTTTACTAAAACGTAGGAGATCAACTCGTCATTAGGTGACCACTTTGGCGACATTAATTCAAACTCACTTTCAACAAGAACCGAATGCTGATTTTTTTTGATATTAAACACTTTAAGCGCATGCTTGTTGTTAGCTTGAGAGATGTAAACGACTTTATCGCCATTTGATGACCATTGCGGTGAGTAATCAATACCTGCTTCATTGTGGGTTAATTTCTGTGTTTTTTTACCGTCAGATGAGATAAGGAAAATCTCTAAATCACCGCCGACTCTTCCTGTGTAAACTATCCATTGACCGTCAGGTGACCAAGATGCTTGGTTATCATCAAGCTCGTTATGCGTCAGTTGTCGTGTTTTTCCCGTGGTTAAATCACTGACATACAACTCTAAATCGCCATCAGCATTGGATAAGTAAAGCACTTCCTCGCCTAACACTGAAAAGACACTGAAGTAGCATAGAAAAAGCACCATCAATTTTCTACTTAATGAATCAAATATTGATGTTATCATTTAAAATCCCTCTTATTAGCTTTGCTGCTTAAAGCAGTATTTTCATGAGTAATCGAATGTTATCTATCGTTGAATAATCGTTAGAAAAATTAATTCGCCATTGGTGCTGACACCGTTTCGTGTGGTTTCTTTCTTAAAAGTCCACCAAGTCTGGTGCTGTCCAGACTCAATAATAAAATTCCACGTATTTGAGCCAGTTTCACTGCCAAAAATCTCACAATTTGTTTGTGAACAGTTCAACCTTTCAATTTGTATATTTGAGCTTAATTCATGCTGATAAATATACGCTGACAATCTTGCTTCTAGCTCTGTGTCTATCTGCGCGTTTTCTGGTGATTCATTCAGCACCATATAGTCATTGATTAGCTCGCTGTCTTCACCGCCAACCCATTTGAACAAGGGATGATAACTTATTGGCATGTGAGCCAAAGCAAAACTAATTTTTTCTTGTTCATTGTAATTGTTTTGTTTTTGAGTGGATGATTGTCTTTGAGCCAAGGAGTTAGCTGAAGCTTCATCATGTGATATTACTTTGCTAGTGTTTTTATCTGTAGATTTTAATGCACTGGTTGACACTTCAACCTTTTCATTAGCCAGCTCTTTAGGAGGTGTAGTTTTTAAATATTCATTTGTCTGAATTATTTGCTCTGGGCCGCCAAAATACAGAGATATCAATATGACACAGGCACTTAAAATTAGTGCCTTCTTGATTACTGTTAATTCCATTACCCATCTCTTAAATTACTCTCTTTACTAAAGATAGTATAAATACAAAAAATCGATCAATTTTGCGCGAATTTTATCGTAGAAACAGGGTTTGAACGGCATATAATTCTAAAAAGTATAAAACAGTAGTTTATTGTAAAAAAGCGAAGCATCTCATTTGCATATATGCGGTCAAGATCTAAAATTAAGTAGGGACTTTATTAATAAAAACAAATAGAAACCTTATTATCAAACTAGGTAAGGATACACCATTGAAACATGTAAGTTATGCATTCATTTTCCTTTCGTTTTCACACCTACCTTTTCATGTTAGTGCCGTTGATGAAGTTATTGTGATCACGGCTGATAGACTTGCTCTAAATGAACTCAATAGCGCCTATAATACGGAAGTCATTTACGAGGACCAACTCATAAAGCAAGGTTACCGTTCAACCGTAGATGCCATCGGCAGCGTATCCGGTGTTTTATTGCAAAAAACGGCGCATGGCCAAGGCTCACCTTATATTCGGGGATTTACCGGTTTTCGCAATTTATTCCTAGTTGATGGTATCAAACTCAATAACTCGATATTTAGGGATGGCCCCAATCAATATTGGAATACGGTTGATCCATTTTCAATTGGTAAGTTTGAAGTGGTTAAAGGGCCAACTTCTGTCGTTTATGGCTCAGACGCCATTGGCGGAACAATAAATGCAATTACTCGAAATCAGTCTATTGAGGAGGTTAATATAGAAAACCCGATAACTGTTTTTTATCGAGGTTCAACAGCAGAAAAATCACATCAAATTAGAACGACTTATGAAACTAAACTTTCAAAACAGTCCGCGTTGTCGCTCGGCTTTTCTAATAAAGATTTCGGTGATTTAATTGCTGGTGGTGATACCAATGAGCTCGCTGAAACAGGTTACGACGAATTCAATCTGGATTTGAAATGGCTATACGACTTGTCGAATGACTGGAAGTTCATCAGTGCCTATTTTAAAACACGTCAAAATGATGT
This window of the Thalassotalea atypica genome carries:
- a CDS encoding TolB family protein; the encoded protein is MITSIFDSLSRKLMVLFLCYFSVFSVLGEEVLYLSNADGDLELYVSDLTTGKTRQLTHNELDDNQASWSPDGQWIVYTGRVGGDLEIFLISSDGKKTQKLTHNEAGIDYSPQWSSNGDKVVYISQANNKHALKVFNIKKNQHSVLVESEFELMSPKWSPNDELISYVLVKGKVSHLQLANVVTKKQIALTSYQKEQQLSHSWSPNSEEIVFCARRDKVIDLFSINITTNKEKQLTDLFTLDTEPAFSPDGSQLLFLSARNDKVRRQLFVGNKSLEKIDAITPKNTEVLDPSWSNSGDQVTFSLYSKKRFVVMITDLKTGKHKVLNPQDKGYQYQPKFRPTS